A single genomic interval of Physeter macrocephalus isolate SW-GA chromosome 5, ASM283717v5, whole genome shotgun sequence harbors:
- the GNG11 gene encoding guanine nucleotide-binding protein G(I)/G(S)/G(O) subunit gamma-11, with product MPALHIEDLPEKEKLKMEVEQLRKEVKLQRQQVSKCSEEIKNYIEERSGEDPLVKGIPEDKNPFKEKGSCIIS from the exons ATGCCGGCCCTTCACATCGAAGATTtgccagaaaaggaaaagctgaagATGGAAGTTGAGCAACTTCGCAAAGAAGTCAAGTTGCAGAGACAACAG gTGTCTAAATgttctgaagaaataaagaactatATTGAAGAACGTTCTGGAGAAGATCCTCTGGTGAAAGGAATTCCAGAAGACAAGAATCCCTTTAAAGAAAAAGGCAGCTGCATTATTTCATAA